One Microlunatus soli genomic window carries:
- a CDS encoding VOC family protein, whose protein sequence is MCPPEGVAGLALNFEYDANYRRPTWPTAPGEQIVSQHLDIGTTDLDGSVAWAIECGATPADHQPSDHFRVLFDPDGHPFCLCRSD, encoded by the coding sequence GTGTGCCCTCCCGAGGGGGTCGCCGGACTAGCCCTCAACTTCGAGTACGACGCCAACTACCGCCGCCCGACCTGGCCGACGGCGCCCGGTGAGCAGATCGTCAGCCAGCATCTTGATATCGGCACCACCGATCTCGACGGATCGGTCGCGTGGGCGATCGAGTGCGGGGCGACCCCGGCCGACCACCAGCCGAGTGATCATTTCCGGGTGCTGTTCGATCCGGACGGTCATCCGTTCTGTCTCTGCCGGTCCGACTGA